The Bacteroidota bacterium genome includes a region encoding these proteins:
- a CDS encoding ROK family protein: protein MDYFNDERIVMTLDAGGTKLSFNAVQAGKELLKPVEMPAAAGNLHDFLKKIIRGFHEVAGQTSGKPCAISFAFPGPADYTNGIIGDLQNLPVFRGGVALGRMLENEFRMPVYINNDGDLFAYGEAMSGLLPEINRLLRENDNSRQYRNLLGITLGTGFGGGIVRNGELFTGDNSAAGEINRLRNCIFPQTSIEDSVTIRAVRRVYAENAGITQDESPEPREIFEIARGTVQGNKVAALKAYQDLAVATAGALADAVSLIDGLVVIGGGLSGAASLFLEDIVKEMNRKYHTLSGEMIDRMEVHAYNLESGLSSFLEDTALTIEVPFSDQKLKYDPVKKIGVGITRLGTSGAVSVGAYAYALDQLNRK from the coding sequence ATGGATTATTTCAACGACGAGCGCATTGTTATGACCTTGGATGCGGGAGGCACCAAGCTGTCGTTCAACGCCGTGCAGGCCGGAAAAGAGCTGCTTAAACCCGTGGAAATGCCGGCCGCGGCCGGTAATCTCCATGATTTCCTGAAAAAGATCATCAGGGGCTTTCATGAGGTGGCCGGACAGACATCAGGAAAGCCTTGTGCTATCAGTTTTGCCTTTCCCGGACCGGCAGATTATACCAACGGGATCATAGGAGATTTGCAGAATCTTCCCGTCTTTCGCGGTGGTGTTGCCTTAGGCAGGATGCTTGAGAACGAATTCAGGATGCCGGTGTATATTAACAACGACGGTGATCTTTTTGCTTATGGAGAGGCCATGAGCGGACTGTTGCCTGAGATCAACCGCCTCCTGCGTGAGAATGATAACAGCCGTCAATACCGGAACCTCCTGGGAATAACCCTCGGAACAGGCTTTGGCGGTGGCATAGTGAGGAACGGAGAATTGTTCACCGGCGATAATTCCGCAGCCGGTGAGATCAACCGCCTGCGCAATTGCATATTCCCCCAAACCAGCATTGAAGACAGCGTGACCATCAGGGCCGTCAGGAGAGTCTACGCTGAAAATGCCGGCATTACACAGGATGAATCTCCCGAACCCCGCGAGATATTTGAGATTGCCAGAGGAACGGTGCAGGGCAACAAGGTTGCCGCCCTTAAAGCTTACCAGGATCTGGCTGTGGCCACCGCGGGCGCTCTGGCAGATGCTGTCTCACTCATCGATGGCCTGGTGGTTATCGGTGGCGGACTCAGTGGCGCCGCTTCCCTCTTCCTGGAAGATATCGTTAAAGAAATGAACCGGAAATACCATACCCTGAGCGGAGAAATGATCGATCGCATGGAAGTGCATGCATATAACCTGGAAAGCGGACTGAGCAGCTTCCTGGAAGATACTGCCCTTACTATAGAGGTGCCTTTCAGCGATCAAAAGCTGAAGTATGATCCTGTTAAGAAGATTGGAGTAGGGATCACACGCCTGGGTACCTCCGGCGCTGTCTCTGTTGGGGCATACGCTTATGCGCTCGACCAACTGAACAGAAAGTAG
- a CDS encoding MBL fold metallo-hydrolase has translation MKLFAIETGNFKLDGGAMFGVVPKVLWSKSYPSDENNLCTWAMRSLLADDGERQILIDNGIGDTLDEKFLRHFYLSGDDNLEKSLASAGYESKDITDVVITHLHFDHCGGNVKRVNGDLVPAFPNARYWVSRVQFDNAMNPNEREKASFLEHLILPVKEKGQLHFIEEEGELFPGFAIRFYHGHTLGQIVPHIDFNGRTVVYAADLLPSAAHVPMSWVMAYDMEPTVTLQEKEIFFRNAVAEQYIIFLEHDIYNECITLQDTPRGVRVKESFRLKDLTWQPEKL, from the coding sequence ATGAAACTATTTGCAATAGAAACAGGAAACTTTAAACTGGATGGCGGTGCAATGTTCGGTGTAGTTCCCAAAGTGTTGTGGAGCAAATCGTATCCCTCCGATGAGAACAACCTTTGCACCTGGGCCATGCGCAGCCTCCTGGCAGATGACGGCGAGAGGCAAATCCTTATCGATAACGGGATCGGCGATACGCTGGATGAGAAATTTCTTAGACATTTTTACCTTTCCGGTGATGATAACCTGGAAAAATCACTGGCTTCTGCAGGTTATGAATCAAAAGATATCACCGACGTTGTTATCACGCATTTGCATTTTGATCATTGCGGAGGAAACGTGAAGCGGGTGAACGGGGATCTGGTGCCCGCCTTCCCCAATGCCCGTTATTGGGTGAGCCGGGTGCAGTTCGACAATGCCATGAATCCCAACGAAAGAGAAAAGGCATCCTTCCTGGAACACCTGATCCTTCCCGTAAAAGAAAAAGGTCAGTTGCATTTTATTGAGGAGGAAGGAGAACTATTCCCCGGTTTTGCCATAAGGTTTTACCATGGACATACCCTGGGGCAAATAGTTCCTCACATTGATTTCAACGGCCGTACGGTGGTTTATGCCGCAGACCTGTTGCCATCGGCCGCCCATGTCCCAATGTCGTGGGTGATGGCTTACGATATGGAACCTACGGTTACATTACAGGAAAAAGAAATTTTTTTCAGGAATGCGGTGGCAGAGCAATACATTATTTTCCTGGAACATGATATTTACAATGAATGTATTACTTTACAGGATACACCGAGGGGTGTAAGGGTGAAGGAATCGTTTCGGCTGAAAGATCTGACCTGGCAACCGGAAAAATTATAA
- a CDS encoding LytTR family DNA-binding domain-containing protein, producing MKIRTVIVDDEFNARRALANMLEFYCNEVELVGEAQSVEEAHALIDKEKPDLILLDIVLGNATGFDLLKKLRNMDFKLIFVTAHDEYALRAIKMSALDYLLKPVKPKELIGAITRVAEALEKEDKIRMKVETLITNTKEQGGEKKIIVNTMSSIFVLEVKSIIRCESDENYTFIFLENQDRIMVARTLKDFEEMLTGFGFFRVHQSHLINLNQVSSFEKGSGGHVVLKDGRKIPVSTRRKEQFMKALTNV from the coding sequence ATGAAAATACGCACCGTAATCGTCGACGATGAATTCAATGCCCGCAGGGCATTGGCCAATATGCTGGAGTTTTATTGCAATGAGGTTGAACTGGTGGGCGAAGCCCAATCGGTTGAAGAGGCTCATGCATTGATAGATAAGGAAAAGCCCGATCTGATCTTGCTGGATATCGTTTTGGGCAATGCCACTGGTTTCGATCTGCTGAAGAAACTTCGCAATATGGATTTCAAACTGATCTTTGTAACCGCCCATGATGAATATGCCTTGAGAGCCATCAAGATGAGTGCATTGGATTATCTGCTTAAACCGGTAAAACCCAAGGAACTGATCGGGGCCATCACACGGGTGGCCGAAGCCCTCGAAAAAGAGGATAAGATCAGGATGAAAGTGGAAACCCTTATTACCAACACGAAAGAGCAGGGAGGCGAGAAGAAAATCATCGTCAACACCATGAGCAGCATTTTTGTGCTGGAAGTGAAATCTATCATCCGTTGTGAGTCGGATGAGAACTACACATTTATCTTCCTGGAAAACCAGGACAGGATCATGGTGGCCCGAACCCTTAAAGATTTTGAAGAAATGCTTACCGGGTTCGGTTTCTTCCGGGTACATCAGTCGCACCTTATTAATCTTAACCAGGTGAGCTCATTTGAAAAGGGTTCCGGTGGGCATGTTGTGCTGAAAGACGGACGTAAGATCCCCGTATCAACACGCAGGAAAGAGCAGTTTATGAAAGCTCTTACCAATGTTTGA
- a CDS encoding histidine kinase: protein MNWLNRYFLVIFFVFYVFTGISQSLIHEIHRDYFTRFLNFDELVKTDLSRITAITQDTSGYVWLAGPKGLYRYDGTRLKSYQPDTLPGSLPSRSVHSLFTGNDGKLWIGTHSGLCRYIPGNDRFETVFSADEPDSVHIRAILAEGDSILWFETLQGYLYKMDQETKDILGSWKHQNTKQPYYPYHTIYRSRDGKLWVGGRGIAMMYLDQKTGKFVTLPIGLPEKRMKREQDVAVLFETSEDHFLVGGLDGLYLYDNDESTFDRIHTTSTWAAITDHQGNVWLGTGNGAGRLDLQNGELTLFLNQEDDPGSLKGNNVNFLFEDSFDNIWIATDKGISIYRSPVEGVSYIFHIPGIEDSPASSVITDLALGPDGRIWIGTFRHGVDLYDPATGIFRHFNPETLPDMLSGKVRSLLPMNDGSVFAGLWAGIGFGRLYPNGKYKHYRFDPLSLKMDWYNDLEYASGKDIYLGFWGADGLTIFDTETGLFSEKSLKEKFSDPYLSRLITCLYKDSLDRLWVGTTHTGIHRYDRLSDTSICYFEEIRAGGGFLEKEVYDITGDASGRIWAAGKSVYLYDKDTDAFKPFVTSDSEAVFDIIPIGETSLLLLTDKGLFSIETANAGMRDLSPLVNLRFSSDAGCGLEISPGRIMIGGENGLALLDPGRLNGRSRTPEAFISQMDVFTHGLIHNPVKDTVIELSYDENFLNISIGTNEAGNGGVYRYSFLLENFTQDWQELSPADMIARFTNIPPGFYTFRLRVDDERGHPSMQQASFHLMISPPFWETWWFILLASLLAVAGIYIFARWRMKNIRLALQNLEIKQKLLRLQMNPHFIFNSLSAIQNFIYTKQTHLAGDYLSEFARLIRMILENSRYEEISLDKEITFIELYLNLQQLRFEQKFDYILETDEDLDSENILVPPMLSQPFLENAIEHGLRHSPHRGKLLITFRLKDKGLLFVLEDNGIGLAASAELNAGRKKNHKSLAIEISRQRLEQLKKQSGIDISFRLEEITGDDGKVKGTRVSYLIPLQRRV, encoded by the coding sequence ATGAATTGGCTGAATAGATATTTCTTGGTTATCTTCTTTGTTTTTTATGTCTTCACCGGCATATCGCAGTCGTTGATACATGAGATCCACAGGGATTATTTTACTCGGTTTCTGAACTTTGATGAACTGGTAAAAACCGATCTCAGCCGGATAACCGCCATCACTCAGGATACTTCGGGATATGTCTGGCTGGCTGGCCCTAAAGGATTATATCGTTACGATGGGACAAGGTTGAAATCATATCAACCCGACACCCTTCCCGGATCGCTTCCTTCCCGTTCGGTGCATAGCCTTTTTACGGGAAATGACGGAAAACTTTGGATAGGGACCCACTCCGGATTATGTCGCTACATACCCGGCAACGATCGTTTTGAAACGGTTTTTAGCGCGGATGAACCGGATAGCGTTCACATACGGGCCATCCTGGCCGAAGGGGACAGTATTCTTTGGTTCGAAACCCTGCAGGGATACCTGTACAAAATGGACCAGGAAACGAAGGATATCCTGGGATCCTGGAAACACCAAAACACGAAACAGCCTTATTATCCATATCATACCATTTACCGCTCACGTGATGGAAAGCTTTGGGTAGGAGGAAGAGGAATTGCGATGATGTATCTTGATCAAAAGACCGGTAAATTTGTCACTCTTCCTATAGGACTTCCTGAAAAAAGAATGAAAAGAGAGCAGGATGTTGCTGTTCTCTTCGAAACATCAGAGGATCATTTTCTGGTTGGCGGGCTGGACGGTTTATATTTGTATGATAATGATGAAAGTACTTTCGACAGGATCCATACTACCTCTACCTGGGCAGCCATTACCGATCATCAGGGCAATGTATGGCTGGGGACAGGAAATGGTGCCGGCCGTCTTGACCTGCAAAATGGAGAGCTAACCTTGTTTCTGAACCAGGAAGATGATCCCGGTTCACTAAAGGGAAATAATGTTAATTTCCTGTTTGAAGACAGTTTTGATAATATATGGATAGCAACCGATAAAGGAATTTCGATTTACCGTTCACCGGTGGAAGGTGTGAGTTATATCTTCCATATTCCGGGAATAGAGGATTCTCCGGCATCAAGCGTGATAACAGATCTTGCTCTTGGCCCTGACGGTAGAATATGGATTGGGACCTTCCGGCACGGAGTGGATTTGTATGATCCGGCAACGGGAATATTCCGGCATTTTAATCCGGAGACCCTGCCTGACATGCTCTCAGGAAAAGTGCGCTCTTTGCTGCCTATGAACGATGGTTCTGTTTTTGCCGGCCTATGGGCCGGAATTGGGTTCGGAAGACTTTATCCCAACGGTAAATACAAACATTACCGTTTCGATCCGTTATCATTGAAAATGGATTGGTATAACGATCTGGAATATGCTTCAGGAAAAGATATCTATTTGGGTTTCTGGGGTGCCGATGGACTGACAATATTTGATACGGAAACAGGATTATTCTCTGAAAAGAGCCTGAAAGAGAAGTTTTCCGATCCTTACCTGAGCCGGCTCATAACGTGCCTTTATAAAGACAGTCTGGATAGATTATGGGTTGGAACTACGCATACCGGAATACACAGATATGATCGTTTGAGCGACACAAGCATTTGTTATTTTGAGGAAATACGCGCCGGGGGTGGTTTCCTGGAAAAGGAAGTTTATGACATTACCGGGGATGCTTCAGGAAGAATTTGGGCAGCAGGAAAAAGTGTTTACCTGTATGATAAAGATACAGATGCATTTAAACCTTTTGTAACCTCAGATTCAGAGGCTGTATTTGATATAATTCCGATAGGCGAAACTTCCTTATTGCTGCTAACGGATAAAGGGCTTTTTTCCATTGAAACCGCCAATGCAGGGATGAGAGACCTTAGTCCGTTGGTTAACCTGAGATTCAGCTCAGATGCGGGTTGCGGACTTGAAATTTCCCCGGGAAGGATTATGATTGGCGGAGAAAATGGTTTGGCTTTGCTGGACCCTGGTCGTTTGAATGGCAGATCCAGGACGCCGGAGGCCTTTATTTCCCAGATGGATGTGTTTACTCACGGATTGATTCATAATCCTGTAAAAGATACGGTTATAGAGCTTTCCTATGATGAGAATTTCCTGAATATTTCCATAGGGACCAATGAAGCCGGAAACGGAGGAGTATACCGCTATTCTTTCCTGCTTGAGAATTTTACCCAGGATTGGCAGGAACTCAGTCCGGCCGATATGATAGCAAGGTTTACCAATATTCCCCCGGGATTTTATACATTCAGGTTAAGGGTGGATGATGAAAGGGGGCATCCCTCAATGCAACAGGCTTCTTTTCATTTAATGATCTCTCCGCCTTTCTGGGAAACATGGTGGTTCATCCTTTTGGCTTCTTTGCTGGCTGTTGCCGGTATATATATTTTCGCGCGATGGCGTATGAAAAATATCCGGCTTGCCTTACAAAACCTGGAGATCAAACAAAAACTCCTTCGGCTTCAGATGAATCCTCATTTTATTTTCAACTCATTGTCGGCCATACAGAACTTCATTTACACAAAACAAACACATCTTGCAGGGGATTACCTTTCGGAGTTTGCGCGCCTCATTCGGATGATCCTCGAAAACAGCCGCTATGAGGAGATCAGCCTCGATAAGGAAATTACTTTCATAGAGCTATATCTGAACCTTCAACAACTCAGGTTTGAACAGAAATTCGATTATATCCTGGAAACGGATGAAGACCTTGATTCTGAGAATATCCTGGTTCCACCTATGTTATCGCAGCCTTTCCTGGAAAATGCGATTGAACATGGGTTAAGACATTCGCCGCACAGGGGAAAACTGCTGATAACTTTTCGTTTAAAGGATAAGGGATTGTTGTTTGTACTGGAAGACAACGGAATAGGTCTGGCGGCTTCTGCAGAACTGAATGCCGGAAGAAAGAAAAACCATAAGTCGCTAGCTATAGAAATCAGCCGGCAGCGCCTTGAACAGCTTAAGAAACAATCGGGTATCGATATATCTTTCAGGTTGGAAGAGATTACCGGTGATGACGGTAAGGTAAAAGGAACCCGGGTTTCTTACCTGATTCCTTTGCAAAGAAGAGTTTAA